The Amycolatopsis coloradensis sequence CCCGAACAACTCGCCGCGGTACGGGGCGACGGCCAGGCGGCGGATCGGGCGGTCGACGAGCTGATCCGGTATCTCACGGTCCCGTACGCCCCGACACCCCGCACGGCCATGGAGGACGTCGTCATCGGGGACGAGGTGATCAAGGAGGGCGAGACCGTGCTCTGCTCGCTCCCCATGGCGAACCGTGATCCCGCGCTGGTGCCCGATCCGGACCGGCTCGATCTCACACGGGAGCCCGCGCCGCACGTGGCGTTCGGGCACGGGATCCACCACTGTCTCGGCGCTTCGCTGGCGCGGCTCGAACTGCGTACGGTCTTCACGTTGCTGTGGCAGCGTTTTCCGGACCTGAGGCTCGCGGATCCCGCGAAGGACACCATGTTCCGCCTCACCACTCCGGCCTACGGGCTCACGAGCCTGCTGGTCGAGTGGTGAGTGAAGGGTGGGTGAGGCATGGGTCAAGGTGGTCGTGAGTGGTAAGTGACGTTCTAACGACACTTNNNNNNNNNNAAGTGACGTTCTAACGACACTTACCACTCACGACCACCTTGACCCATCGCCCACGCGCCCGACGTCCATGGCGGCGCTGGACGTCCCGCCCGATCGCGGATGAAGATTGCGGCGCGGCATACGGCCGGACCGCATTTCCTGGTCACCGAAGGAGCTTCCACTCGGTATGGAGCACGCAATCGACGAGGTCGCGCCGGCCGTGGAGCCGACGGCGAACTACATGATGAGGACGCACTGCGATCCGCACGAGGACATGTTCACGTTGCGGGAGAGGGGCCCGCTGGTCCGGATTCTCGGGGACGCGTCCACCCAGCTCGGCAAGGGCTACGTCTGGCAGGCGCTCGGCTACGACGTCGTGCGCAAGATCCTCGGCGACCACGAGAACTTCACGACGCGGCCCCGGCTCACCGAGGCGGAGGCGGAACGGACGACCAACGGCGAAGACGTGCCCATGGCGCCGCAGTTCGTCGGCCAGATCTCGACCTACGACCCGCCCGAGCACACGCGGTTGCGGCGGATGCTGACCCCGGAGTTCACCGTCCGGCGGATCCGGCGGCTGGAACCCGCGATCCAGGAACTCATCGACGAACGTCTCGACGAGGTCGAGGCCGAAGGCCCACCCGCTGACGTACAAGGACTTTTCGCCGACCCGGTGGGCGGCGGTGTCCTTTGTGAACTGCTCGGCATCCCGCGCGACGACCGCAACGAGTTCATCCGTCGCATCCGGCGCAACGTCGACCTCAGCCGGGGATTCAAGGCGAGGGCGGCCGACAGCGCGGCGTTCAACCGGTATCTGCTCGGTCTCATCACCCGTCAGCGCGAGGATCCCGACGACGGCTTCCTCGGCATGCTCGTACGTGAGCACGGGGACAACGTCACCGACGACGAGCTGAAGGGCCTGTGCACGGCGCTGCTCCTCGGTGGCGTCGAGACCGTCGCGGGAATGCTGGGGTTCGGCGTGCTCGCGCTCCTGGATCACCCCGACCAGAAGCAGATGCTCTTCGAAGGCCGTGAAGAGGCGGATCGCGTCGTCAACGAATTGCTGCGTTATCTCTCTCCCGTGCAGCAGCCGAATCCGCGGATGGCGCTCAGGGACGTCGTCGTCGGCGGACAGCTGATCAAGGCGGGGGATTACGTCCTCTGCTCGATCCTGATGGCCAACCGGGACGAAGCGCTGACGCCGAACCCGAACGTCCTCGACGCGAGGCGCCCTCCGGTTTCGGACGTCGGATTCGGGCACGGCATCCATTACTGCATCGGCGCCGCAGTGGCGAGGTCGGTGCTGCGCATGGCTTATCAGTCCCTGTGGCAGCGATTCCCCGGGCTGCGCCTGGCGGTGTCCAACGATGAGGTCACCCTCCGGAACGCGTTCATCGACTGCCCGGATCAGTTGCCGGTCGCCTGGTAGAAGGGAAGCGAAATGCGCGTGTTGTTGTGGGCGTGTGGATCACGCGGGGACGTCGAACCGCTGGTGGCGTTGGCCGCGCGGCTGAAGGAATCCGGCGCCCAGGTGCGGGTGTGCGCGCCGCCGGACAGCGCGGAGCGGCTGGCCGAGATCGACGTGCCGCTGGTACCGGTCGCCCGGCCGGACCGCGGGATGAACGACGACGGAGGCCGGGATCCCGAACTCGCCGCCGCCGGGATCGCCGACCAGTTCGACCAGATGCCCGCCGTCGCCGAAGGCTGCGACGTCGTGGTCGCGACCGGTCTGCTGTCCGGCGCCGTCGCCGTGCGGTCGGTGGCCGAGAAGCTCGGAATTCCTTACTACTACGTCGCTTTGTGCCCGATTCACCTGCCGAGCCACCTCGATGCGCCGCAGCGGGAGATGTACAACCAGGGTGCCGACGGCCTGTTCGGTGACGCGCTCAACGCCAAGCGGGCCGAGATCGGCCTGGCGCCGGTGAAGGACCTCTTCGACTACTGCTCCACCGAAAAGCCTTTGCTGGCAGCGGATCCGATCCTCGCGCCGCTGGAGCCGCGGCACGAGGCCGTGCAGACCGGCGCGTGGATCCTTCCCGACGAGCGGCCTCTTCCCACCGACCTGGAAGCGTTTCTCGCCGCCGGCCCGCCGCCGGTGTACGTCGGTTTCGGCAGCTCGTCCGGCACCGCCGACGCGGCGAAGGTGGCCATCGAGGCCATCCGCGCGAAGGGACACCGGGTGATCCTTTCCCGTGGCTGGGCCGGTTTGGATCTGCCCGAGGACGAGGACGACTGCTTCGCCGTCGACGAGGTGAACCTCCAGGAGCTGTTCCGGAGGGTCGCCGTCTCCATCCACCACGACGGCACGGGCACGACCCACATCGCCACCCGTGCGGGTTCCCCGCAGATCATCGTGCGGTCGATCGTCGGCCAGCAGTACTACTCCGACCGGGTCGCCGAGCTGGGGATCGGGGTCGCCCTCGAAGGGCCGGCCCCGACCTTCGAAGCCATGTCCGCCGCGCTCACCACGGCGCTGGCCCCGGAGACCAAGGCCAAGGCGACCGCCGTGGCCGACACGATCCGCGCCGACGGGACCACGGTCGCCGTGGACCTGCTGCGTGCCGCGGTCAGCCGGGAAAAGCCGTCGGTTCCCGCCTGAACCGGCCGGAATCGCAGAGAACGGGGAACTACGTGAAGCGCGTGTTGCTGGCGACGTCCGGAAGC is a genomic window containing:
- a CDS encoding glycosyltransferase encodes the protein MRVLLWACGSRGDVEPLVALAARLKESGAQVRVCAPPDSAERLAEIDVPLVPVARPDRGMNDDGGRDPELAAAGIADQFDQMPAVAEGCDVVVATGLLSGAVAVRSVAEKLGIPYYYVALCPIHLPSHLDAPQREMYNQGADGLFGDALNAKRAEIGLAPVKDLFDYCSTEKPLLAADPILAPLEPRHEAVQTGAWILPDERPLPTDLEAFLAAGPPPVYVGFGSSSGTADAAKVAIEAIRAKGHRVILSRGWAGLDLPEDEDDCFAVDEVNLQELFRRVAVSIHHDGTGTTHIATRAGSPQIIVRSIVGQQYYSDRVAELGIGVALEGPAPTFEAMSAALTTALAPETKAKATAVADTIRADGTTVAVDLLRAAVSREKPSVPA
- a CDS encoding cytochrome P450, which translates into the protein MEHAIDEVAPAVEPTANYMMRTHCDPHEDMFTLRERGPLVRILGDASTQLGKGYVWQALGYDVVRKILGDHENFTTRPRLTEAEAERTTNGEDVPMAPQFVGQISTYDPPEHTRLRRMLTPEFTVRRIRRLEPAIQELIDERLDEVEAEGPPADVQGLFADPVGGGVLCELLGIPRDDRNEFIRRIRRNVDLSRGFKARAADSAAFNRYLLGLITRQREDPDDGFLGMLVREHGDNVTDDELKGLCTALLLGGVETVAGMLGFGVLALLDHPDQKQMLFEGREEADRVVNELLRYLSPVQQPNPRMALRDVVVGGQLIKAGDYVLCSILMANRDEALTPNPNVLDARRPPVSDVGFGHGIHYCIGAAVARSVLRMAYQSLWQRFPGLRLAVSNDEVTLRNAFIDCPDQLPVAW